The following is a genomic window from Micromonospora cathayae.
CCCGCTCCTGCTCGGGGACGAGCGCGGCGGAACGGACCACCGACGCGGCGACCATGTCGTTGAGCTTCACCATCAGCGCGACCGTGGCCGGTAACACCAGCACCGCCCACCAGCTGACCAGCTCGGCGAGGGCGAGAAGTGCGGCGAGGGCGATCACGCCCTCGAAGTAGAGGAAACAGAGCACCCCGCCCGGGTTGACGAACCGCAACCCGAGAACCCGCGCGTACAGCGGACGGTAGCGTTCCTCGTCGGCCGCGAGGGTCGCCCAGCCGGTGCGCGGCGGATCGGTCACCGGGCGCTGCCCTGCCGGGCCGCGGCGACCGAGAAGACCGCCCGTTCCAGCGCGTACGCCCGGTCGTCCGCGCCGCCCTTGACCGCCGCGTTGCAGTCGGCCGCCACCCGCATGGCCTGTACCAGCCCTTCCGGGGTCCACCCCCGGGCCTGGCGCTGGGCCCGTTCGATCTTCCAGCCGGGCATGCCGAGGCTGCTGGCGAGCTGGTAGGGGCTGCCCCGCCCGGCGGAGGCGACCCGGGCCACGGTCCGTACGCCGTCGGCGAGCGCGTCCGCGATGGGGACCGGATCCACGCCCACGTGCAGGGCCCAGCGCAGCGCCTCCAGCGCGGCGGGCACGTCGCCGACCATGACGGCGTCGGCGACGGTGAATCCGCTGACCTCGGCCCGTCCCCGGTAGTAACGGGCCACGGTGTCCGGGGTGATCCGGCCGTCGGTGTCGGCCATCAGCTGGGAGCAGGCGGCGGCCAACTCCCGCAGGTCGTTGCCGACGGCGGCGAGCAGCGCGTGGGCGGCGTCGTCGGTGCACCGTCCACCGGCCCGGCGGATCTCCTCCCGGACGAAGGCCACCCGTTCCCGGTCCCCCTTGAGTTTGGCCGCCGGGATCACGGTCGCGCCGGCGGCCCGCAGCCCGTCGGCGAACGCCTTGCCCTTGGCCCCGCCGGCGTGCAGGACGAGCAGCCGGACCTCCGGGTCCGGGTCCTTCGCGTACGCCAGCAGCGCGGCCACCAGGTCCTTGCGGGCGTCCTGCCCGGCCCGCAGCACCAGCACCCGTCGCCCGCCGAAGAGAGAGGGACTGAGCATCTCGGCGATCTCGCCGACGGTCAGGCTGCCCGCCTGGTACTCCCGGACGTCCACGTCGGGGTCGACGTTCCGGGTCTCGGTGACGGCTTCGGTAACGGCGCGCGTGGCGAGCAGCTCCTCGTCGCCGAGGACGAGCAGAATGGGAGCGAGACTGGCGGGGGTCACGTCGCCCATACTCGCACGCTGCGGAAGCGGATCGTGCCTGCTCATCGTCACCGCGACGGCACGGCCCGCACTCTGCGCAATACAGACATAACACTTCTGGCGGTAGCTATCTGACATTTCTCGCCGGAGTCGCGGGTGCCGTCCGTCGACCCCGCACCGGACCCCGACCGCCCTATCATCGACGAATGACGATCACGGACGGGGAACTGGCGATCGCCGCCGCAGAGGCGGGGGCCGCCGTCGTGCGGTCCCGGTACGGGACGGCGGTCACCCGCTTCCAGAAGTCCCCGCTCGACTTCGCCACCGCCGCCGATCTCGAGGCCGAGCAGGTGATCGTCGATCTGCTGCGGGCGGCCCGGCCGGCCGATGCCGTCATCGGCGAGGAGAACGGACGCACCGGCACCGAGACGGCCGACCGGACCTGGTTGGTCGATCCGCTGTGCGGCACCCTGAACTTCGCCGCCCGCACCCCTCTGGTCGCGGTGAACGTGGCGCTGCGTACCGGCTCCGACGTCACGGCGGCCGCCTCGGTCGCCCCCTTCAGCGGCGAGGTGTTCTGGACCGACGGCGGCCAGGCTCACCTTCGCCGCGCCGGTGTGGACGAGGTGCTGTCCCCGTCGGCCGACTCGTTGCTGGTGGACGCCAATCTTGATCCGCCCTTTCCGAACAGCTCCGCCTTCCGGGCCGTCCAGCTACTGGCGGACCCGGAGTTCACGGCTCGGTTCCGACCCCGGGTGGTCTCCACCACCCTGGCGGTGGCCTGGGTCGCCGCCGGACGACGAGCGGCCTACCTGACCGACGGGCAGCTCCACGACAGCGTGCACTTCGCCAGCGGCATCGCCCTGTGTCAGGCGGCCGGGTGTGTGGTGACCGGCCTCCGGGGGCAGCCACTGCACACCGGTGTGGGCGGGCTGCTCGTGGCCGCTGACCAGGACACGCACCGGACCCTGCTGGCCGCCGTGGAGCGACAGTTCGCATCAGGCACCACCACCCACCCCTGACCGTCCCCCGCGCGCCACCACCGCCAGGCGACCGCCGACGACCACCACCGCCAGGTCCCCCTCGGTGTCGGTACGCAGCACCCGCG
Proteins encoded in this region:
- the holA gene encoding DNA polymerase III subunit delta; amino-acid sequence: MGDVTPASLAPILLVLGDEELLATRAVTEAVTETRNVDPDVDVREYQAGSLTVGEIAEMLSPSLFGGRRVLVLRAGQDARKDLVAALLAYAKDPDPEVRLLVLHAGGAKGKAFADGLRAAGATVIPAAKLKGDRERVAFVREEIRRAGGRCTDDAAHALLAAVGNDLRELAAACSQLMADTDGRITPDTVARYYRGRAEVSGFTVADAVMVGDVPAALEALRWALHVGVDPVPIADALADGVRTVARVASAGRGSPYQLASSLGMPGWKIERAQRQARGWTPEGLVQAMRVAADCNAAVKGGADDRAYALERAVFSVAAARQGSAR
- a CDS encoding inositol monophosphatase family protein; this encodes MTITDGELAIAAAEAGAAVVRSRYGTAVTRFQKSPLDFATAADLEAEQVIVDLLRAARPADAVIGEENGRTGTETADRTWLVDPLCGTLNFAARTPLVAVNVALRTGSDVTAAASVAPFSGEVFWTDGGQAHLRRAGVDEVLSPSADSLLVDANLDPPFPNSSAFRAVQLLADPEFTARFRPRVVSTTLAVAWVAAGRRAAYLTDGQLHDSVHFASGIALCQAAGCVVTGLRGQPLHTGVGGLLVAADQDTHRTLLAAVERQFASGTTTHP